One window of Tissierellales bacterium genomic DNA carries:
- the mnmE gene encoding tRNA uridine-5-carboxymethylaminomethyl(34) synthesis GTPase MnmE produces MSDTIAAISSAVGEAGIGIVRMSGPKSSEIVKKIFKRKNNKKIENIENRKLNYGYIIRPEDSKIVDEVLMVYMEAPHTYTREDIVEIYCHGGIISVTNILEIILNNDARLADAGEFTKRAFLNGRLDLSQAEAVIDIIKAKTNKSYELSLNQLEGGLSSKIQDIQNVLLDMIAHVEVSIDFSDEDIEEVTYEELDEKANIVLGDIEQLISTADKGKILREGLNTVILGKPNVGKSSFLNSILRENRAIVTDIPGTTRDIIEEYANIDGIPLKLIDTAGIRYTEDLVEKMGVDRAKKEVERADLIIAIFDSSVELSKEDYDILEIVKDKNAIILLNKTDLPPKYTKEDLEQFVSEKIIINTSITKDEGIGEVEKAIKNIFYSGEVELKDDTIVSNVRHKNQLVKAKTNIEDSIVGINSNLPLDCIEVDLRSCWENLGEISGSTVSEDVLDKIFSEFCIGK; encoded by the coding sequence ATGAGTGATACAATTGCTGCTATATCTTCTGCAGTAGGAGAAGCTGGAATTGGAATAGTTAGAATGAGTGGGCCAAAGTCCTCAGAGATAGTAAAAAAAATATTTAAGAGAAAAAATAATAAAAAAATTGAAAATATAGAAAATAGAAAATTAAACTATGGCTATATTATAAGGCCAGAAGATAGCAAAATAGTAGATGAAGTGTTAATGGTATATATGGAGGCCCCTCATACTTATACAAGGGAAGATATAGTTGAAATATATTGTCATGGTGGAATTATTTCGGTTACTAATATACTAGAAATAATTCTAAACAATGATGCTAGGTTAGCTGATGCTGGAGAGTTTACTAAAAGGGCATTTTTAAATGGTAGACTAGATCTGTCTCAAGCAGAAGCAGTTATAGATATCATTAAAGCAAAAACAAATAAAAGCTATGAATTGTCTTTAAATCAATTAGAAGGTGGATTGTCTTCTAAAATACAAGATATCCAAAATGTTTTGTTGGATATGATAGCCCATGTAGAGGTTTCAATTGATTTTTCTGATGAGGATATTGAGGAAGTAACTTATGAAGAATTAGATGAAAAGGCTAATATTGTATTAGGAGATATTGAACAATTGATAAGTACGGCTGATAAAGGTAAAATATTAAGGGAAGGATTAAATACTGTTATTCTTGGAAAACCTAATGTAGGAAAATCTTCTTTTTTAAACTCTATACTGAGAGAGAATAGGGCAATAGTTACTGATATTCCAGGAACCACTAGAGATATTATTGAAGAATATGCTAATATTGATGGAATTCCATTAAAGCTTATTGATACTGCTGGAATTAGATATACTGAAGATTTAGTAGAAAAAATGGGTGTAGATAGAGCCAAGAAAGAAGTTGAAAGGGCAGATTTAATTATTGCAATCTTTGATAGTTCTGTAGAACTTTCTAAGGAAGATTATGATATATTAGAGATTGTTAAGGATAAAAATGCTATAATCTTATTAAACAAAACTGATTTACCTCCAAAATACACTAAAGAAGATTTAGAACAATTTGTATCTGAGAAAATTATTATTAATACCTCTATTACTAAGGATGAAGGAATAGGGGAAGTAGAAAAGGCTATTAAAAATATATTTTATTCTGGTGAAGTAGAACTTAAAGATGATACTATAGTTTCCAATGTTAGACATAAAAATCAACTTGTAAAAGCTAAAACTAATATAGAGGATTCTATAGTAGGAATAAATAGTAATTTACCTTTAGACTGTATAGAAGTAGATTTAAGAAGTTGTTGGGAGAACTTAGGAGAAATATCAGGTTCTACAGTTTCAGAAGATGTATTAGATAAAATATTTTCTGAATTTTGCATTGGAAAATAA
- the mnmG gene encoding tRNA uridine-5-carboxymethylaminomethyl(34) synthesis enzyme MnmG, producing the protein MVKEMQKFVAGKYDVIVVGTGHAGCEAGLASARMGMKTLMLAISLESVAAMPCNPNIGGTGKGHLVREIDALGGEMALNIDKSFIQSRMLNTSKGPAVHSLRVQADKKKYHKEMKKTLENEENLNLRQGEVVDLVVEDGKVKGVITRTGAVFYGKAIILATGTYLRGRIFIGEVNYSSGPEGLSPANILSESLEKIGIKLRRFKTGTPARVHKDSLDFSKMELQPGDEEVIPFSFLNIGKDFNFEQKPCHLTYTTEKTHEIIRNNLHRASMYSGDIKGVGPRYCPSIEDKIVRFADKDRHQIFIEPEGLDTKEMYVQGGSSTLPEEVQLEMYRTIIGLEKVEFMRIAHAIEYDCIDPTILKTTLEHNSIENLYYAGQINGSSGYEEAAAQGLMAGINAVLKIKGEKPFILDRSEAYIGVLIDDLVTKGTNEPYRMMTSRAEYRLTLRQDNADLRLTEKGYKIGLVSEERYKKMLVKKELVEGELSRLREVKITPKPEVNDLLEKWKTSSLKTTSSLYELIKRPELNYELLKVLDESRPSLPREIKLQVETHIKYEGYIRKQMAQIEQFKKLEEKKLSTDFDYSKVKGMRIEAVQKLNNIKPDSIGQASRISGVSPADINVLLIHLEKLKR; encoded by the coding sequence ATGGTGAAAGAAATGCAAAAATTTGTCGCAGGAAAATATGATGTAATAGTTGTGGGAACAGGACATGCAGGTTGTGAAGCAGGTTTGGCCAGTGCAAGAATGGGAATGAAAACTTTAATGCTTGCAATAAGTCTTGAATCTGTTGCAGCTATGCCATGTAACCCTAATATTGGGGGTACTGGAAAAGGACATTTAGTAAGGGAAATAGATGCTTTAGGTGGGGAGATGGCTTTAAATATCGATAAGTCTTTTATCCAAAGTAGAATGTTAAATACCTCTAAAGGACCTGCAGTTCATTCTTTAAGAGTTCAAGCTGATAAGAAGAAATATCATAAGGAAATGAAAAAAACTTTAGAAAATGAGGAAAATTTAAATTTACGTCAAGGTGAAGTTGTAGATTTAGTAGTGGAAGATGGTAAGGTAAAAGGGGTTATAACTAGAACAGGAGCTGTATTTTATGGGAAGGCTATTATATTAGCTACAGGAACTTATTTAAGAGGTAGAATATTTATAGGTGAGGTTAACTACTCTAGTGGGCCTGAAGGATTATCTCCTGCTAATATATTATCCGAATCCTTAGAAAAAATAGGAATTAAATTAAGACGATTTAAGACTGGGACTCCTGCTAGGGTTCATAAAGATAGCTTAGATTTTTCTAAGATGGAATTACAGCCAGGAGATGAAGAAGTAATTCCCTTTTCTTTTTTAAATATAGGAAAGGATTTTAACTTTGAACAAAAACCTTGTCATTTGACTTATACAACTGAAAAGACCCATGAAATAATTAGAAATAATTTACACAGAGCATCAATGTATTCTGGTGATATTAAAGGAGTTGGGCCAAGATATTGTCCTTCAATAGAAGATAAAATAGTGCGATTTGCTGATAAGGATAGACATCAGATATTTATAGAACCAGAAGGATTAGATACAAAAGAAATGTATGTACAAGGAGGAAGTAGTACTCTTCCCGAAGAAGTACAATTGGAAATGTATCGTACTATTATAGGTCTTGAGAAAGTAGAGTTTATGAGAATTGCCCATGCAATAGAATATGATTGTATAGACCCAACAATCCTTAAGACTACTCTTGAACATAATAGTATAGAAAATTTATATTATGCTGGACAAATAAATGGATCCTCTGGTTATGAAGAAGCTGCTGCACAGGGACTAATGGCGGGAATTAATGCAGTATTAAAGATAAAAGGAGAAAAACCATTTATTTTAGACAGATCTGAGGCTTATATAGGTGTATTAATAGATGATTTAGTGACAAAAGGTACAAATGAACCTTATAGAATGATGACTTCAAGAGCAGAATACAGGTTAACCTTAAGACAAGATAATGCAGATTTACGACTGACCGAAAAAGGTTATAAAATAGGTCTTGTTAGTGAAGAAAGATATAAAAAAATGTTAGTAAAAAAAGAATTAGTTGAAGGGGAACTTAGTAGGCTTAGAGAAGTAAAAATAACACCGAAACCAGAAGTAAATGATTTACTTGAGAAATGGAAGACATCTAGTTTAAAAACCACATCTAGTTTATATGAATTAATAAAAAGACCAGAACTAAATTATGAGTTACTTAAGGTCTTAGATGAAAGCAGGCCAAGTCTACCAAGAGAAATAAAGTTGCAAGTAGAAACTCATATAAAATATGAAGGATATATAAGAAAACAAATGGCTCAAATAGAACAGTTTAAAAAGTTAGAAGAAAAGAAACTATCTACTGATTTTGATTACAGTAAGGTTAAAGGGATGAGAATTGAAGCAGTGCAAAAATTAAATAATATTAAACCAGACTCTATAGGTCAAGCATCACGAATATCGGGGGTTTCCCCAGCAGATATTAATGTATTGTTAATACATTTAGAAAAATTAAAAAGATAA
- the dnaA gene encoding chromosomal replication initiator protein DnaA, whose product MVSNLEDIWNNTLKLIKVELTEVSFNTWLKPIEPLSMENDDILLAVPNDFTKSILEGRYLNLIKNAIKQATNKNYDISFTIPGENSIATNNIDNKQQQNVENSDMKQRSQLNPKYTFDTFVIGNSNRFAHAASLAVAEAPAQAYNPLFIYGGVGLGKTHLMHAIAHYVLNQNIKSKVVYVSSEKFTNELINSIRDDRNDEFRNKYRNIDVLLIDDIQFIAGKERTQEEFFHTFNSLHEANKQIIISSDRPPKEIPTLEDRLRSRFEWGLLADIQAPDLETRIAILRKKASVENISVPNDVMHYIATKIQSNIRELEGALIRIVAYSSLTNKEVTVELAEEALKDIIANNKPKEITVDLIKKIITEHYDIKLEDFNSKKRTRAIAFPRQIAMYLTRELTDLSLPKIGDEFGGRDHTTVIHACDKISKEMEESEDFSGKIESVIKEIKGE is encoded by the coding sequence ATGGTTTCTAACTTAGAAGATATTTGGAATAATACATTAAAATTAATAAAAGTTGAACTTACAGAAGTAAGTTTTAATACATGGTTAAAACCCATTGAACCATTATCTATGGAAAATGATGACATATTGCTTGCAGTTCCAAATGATTTTACTAAAAGCATTTTAGAAGGCAGGTATCTAAATCTAATAAAAAACGCTATAAAGCAAGCAACTAATAAAAATTACGATATTAGTTTTACTATACCCGGCGAAAATTCAATAGCTACTAATAATATTGATAATAAACAACAACAAAACGTTGAAAATTCAGATATGAAGCAAAGATCTCAACTAAACCCAAAATATACATTTGATACTTTTGTTATTGGAAACAGTAATCGTTTTGCTCACGCAGCATCTTTAGCTGTTGCAGAAGCCCCTGCACAAGCTTACAATCCCTTATTTATATATGGAGGTGTAGGGTTAGGAAAAACTCATTTAATGCATGCAATAGCTCATTATGTTCTAAATCAAAATATTAAATCAAAGGTTGTTTATGTTTCTTCTGAGAAATTTACAAATGAACTAATTAACTCAATAAGAGATGACAGAAATGATGAATTTAGAAACAAATATAGAAATATTGACGTCCTATTAATAGATGATATTCAGTTTATAGCTGGTAAAGAAAGGACTCAGGAAGAGTTTTTTCACACATTTAATTCATTACATGAAGCAAATAAACAAATTATTATATCTAGTGATAGACCCCCTAAAGAAATTCCTACTTTAGAAGATAGATTAAGATCCAGATTTGAATGGGGGCTTTTAGCTGATATACAAGCTCCAGATTTAGAAACAAGAATTGCTATTCTTAGAAAAAAAGCAAGTGTGGAAAATATAAGCGTTCCCAATGATGTGATGCACTATATAGCAACTAAAATACAATCTAATATTAGAGAACTGGAAGGTGCTCTCATTCGCATAGTAGCCTATTCTTCTTTGACTAATAAAGAAGTAACGGTAGAACTAGCTGAAGAAGCATTAAAAGATATTATTGCCAATAACAAACCTAAAGAAATTACTGTAGATCTTATTAAAAAAATAATTACTGAGCATTATGATATTAAATTAGAAGATTTCAATTCAAAAAAAAGGACAAGGGCTATAGCCTTTCCGAGACAAATTGCTATGTATTTAACTAGAGAATTAACAGATTTATCTTTACCTAAGATAGGAGATGAATTTGGAGGTAGAGATCACACTACCGTTATACATGCATGTGATAAAATATCTAAAGAAATGGAAGAAAGTGAAGATTTTAGTGGTAAAATTGAATCTGTAATAAAAGAAATTAAAGGGGAATAA
- the rpmH gene encoding 50S ribosomal protein L34 — MKRTYQPKKRKRSKNHGFRSRMKTKSGREVIKRRRRKGRKKLSA, encoded by the coding sequence ATGAAAAGAACTTATCAACCAAAAAAAAGAAAAAGAAGTAAAAATCATGGGTTTAGAAGTAGAATGAAAACTAAGTCCGGAAGAGAAGTTATTAAGAGAAGAAGAAGGAAAGGCAGAAAGAAATTATCAGCATAA
- the rnpA gene encoding ribonuclease P protein component, translating into MDKRYRLRKNSEFQKIYKRGKNYWNKYVVLYTMKNGQNYTRVGFSLTKKYGNSVERNRIRRQMKEIYRLNSNRVVGGYDLIFIPKIRTKGATYEEIEDAMLGLLKRSHLLRTR; encoded by the coding sequence ATGGATAAAAGATATAGACTTAGAAAAAACAGTGAATTTCAAAAAATCTATAAAAGAGGTAAAAATTACTGGAATAAATATGTAGTTTTATATACTATGAAAAATGGACAAAATTATACAAGGGTGGGCTTTTCTTTAACGAAAAAATATGGAAATAGTGTAGAAAGAAATAGAATTCGGAGACAGATGAAAGAAATTTACAGATTGAATAGTAATAGGGTAGTAGGAGGATATGACTTAATTTTCATTCCAAAAATAAGAACAAAAGGTGCTACTTATGAAGAGATTGAAGATGCAATGCTTGGATTGCTAAAAAGAAGTCATCTACTAAGGACTAGGTGA
- the rsmG gene encoding 16S rRNA (guanine(527)-N(7))-methyltransferase RsmG, whose amino-acid sequence MYNVDTLIEGVDELNLSISNDEIEKFIIYKKLLKEWNEKINITAITRDEEIDIKHFLDSLTPLSTKLFDDSIKIIDVGTGGGFPGIPLKILENDIKLVLLDSLNKRIKFLNEVINQLNLKDVKTFHGRAEDFGKDPVYREKFDISISRAVASLNILSEYCLPFVKIGGYFIAMKGSSIDEEVDEAVNAIETLGGRIEEKQFITLPNSNIEHSLIIIKKIKPTPKKYPRMAGSPKRMPL is encoded by the coding sequence ATGTATAATGTTGATACTTTAATAGAAGGTGTAGATGAGTTAAACTTATCTATAAGTAATGATGAAATTGAGAAGTTTATAATATATAAAAAACTATTGAAAGAATGGAATGAAAAGATTAATATAACAGCAATAACTAGAGATGAAGAAATAGATATTAAACATTTTTTAGATAGCTTAACCCCTTTGTCTACTAAATTATTTGATGATAGTATTAAGATTATTGATGTAGGTACGGGAGGAGGATTTCCAGGAATCCCTTTAAAAATACTAGAAAATGATATAAAATTAGTACTATTAGATAGTTTAAATAAAAGGATAAAGTTTTTAAATGAGGTTATAAATCAATTAAATTTAAAGGATGTTAAAACTTTTCACGGTAGGGCGGAGGATTTTGGAAAAGATCCTGTATATAGAGAAAAGTTTGATATTAGTATTTCAAGAGCAGTAGCATCATTAAATATTTTAAGTGAGTATTGCCTACCTTTTGTTAAGATTGGTGGCTATTTTATTGCTATGAAAGGTTCTAGTATAGATGAGGAAGTAGATGAGGCAGTTAATGCTATTGAAACATTGGGTGGAAGAATTGAGGAAAAACAATTTATTACTCTGCCTAATAGTAATATAGAGCATAGTTTGATAATAATTAAAAAGATTAAACCAACTCCAAAAAAATATCCGAGAATGGCAGGCAGTCCTAAGAGAATGCCGTTGTAA
- the yidD gene encoding membrane protein insertion efficiency factor YidD, which translates to MSKIVILLIKFYQKYISKYILVGRHCRFYPTCSQYSIEAYSKYGFFKGSYLTVKRIVRCNPFNPGGYDPLE; encoded by the coding sequence ATGTCGAAAATAGTTATACTTTTAATAAAATTTTATCAAAAGTATATTTCAAAATATATTCTTGTAGGAAGACATTGTCGATTTTATCCAACTTGCTCCCAGTACTCTATAGAAGCTTATAGTAAGTATGGTTTTTTTAAAGGAAGTTACCTAACAGTAAAAAGAATAGTCCGATGTAATCCATTTAATCCTGGAGGATATGATCCACTTGAATGA
- the jag gene encoding RNA-binding cell elongation regulator Jag/EloR: MRSVVKTAKTVEEAIREGLRELGADKDDVTTEILEEPSKGIFGFIGTKEAKVKITVVNDPVKIAKSFIDELLNKMDIEGTSMVKKEGSILHVEITDIVSSDTGIVIGRRGNTIDAIQYLLSLVVNKDRENYIKTIVDVKGYRERREETLIRLANKMARKAKSSNRPVKLEPMNPYERRIIHSALQDEENIKTYSEGKEPYRKIVIELR; encoded by the coding sequence ATGAGGTCTGTAGTAAAAACTGCTAAAACTGTAGAAGAAGCTATTAGAGAAGGATTGAGGGAGCTTGGTGCAGATAAGGACGACGTTACTACTGAAATTTTAGAAGAGCCAAGTAAAGGAATTTTTGGATTTATTGGGACTAAAGAAGCAAAGGTAAAAATAACAGTTGTTAATGACCCAGTGAAAATAGCAAAAAGCTTTATAGATGAACTTTTAAATAAGATGGATATTGAAGGCACTAGCATGGTAAAAAAAGAAGGCTCTATATTGCATGTAGAAATAACGGATATAGTTTCATCAGATACAGGAATAGTAATAGGAAGAAGAGGGAATACTATAGATGCTATCCAATATCTTTTAAGTTTAGTTGTAAATAAAGATAGGGAAAATTATATAAAAACTATAGTTGATGTTAAAGGATATAGGGAAAGAAGAGAAGAAACCTTAATAAGATTAGCAAACAAAATGGCACGTAAAGCTAAAAGTAGTAATAGGCCTGTTAAATTAGAGCCTATGAACCCTTATGAAAGAAGGATTATTCATTCTGCCCTTCAGGACGAAGAAAATATTAAAACTTATAGTGAAGGAAAAGAGCCTTATAGGAAAATTGTCATAGAATTAAGATAA
- a CDS encoding YidC/Oxa1 family membrane protein insertase produces the protein MSKLFAKPLGALLKFVFDMISKAGGGVEPEIISFYAIAIILTTIIFKLILLPLGLAQSKSTRKMQEIQPKLKEIQEKYKNDPQTQQAKTMELYKENNMNPFGSCLIMLVQLPILFGFFRVMREPIEYVFKSEAAYAAISKTFLWIKNLEQPDPYLWGLPLLAGVTTFLQSKLMTAETATDPKAGSTQRTMNIMLPFMIFWAARSFPAGLALYWVIGNTFQIVQSLITNRSLGKIKEDLD, from the coding sequence ATGTCAAAGTTATTTGCCAAACCATTAGGGGCTCTACTGAAATTTGTATTCGATATGATATCTAAGGCTGGTGGTGGTGTAGAGCCAGAAATTATTTCGTTTTATGCTATAGCAATAATTCTTACTACTATAATATTTAAACTTATATTATTGCCATTAGGTTTAGCACAAAGTAAGTCTACAAGAAAAATGCAAGAGATCCAACCTAAGTTAAAAGAAATACAGGAAAAATATAAAAATGATCCGCAAACACAACAAGCTAAGACAATGGAACTTTATAAAGAAAATAATATGAACCCTTTCGGTTCATGTTTAATAATGCTTGTTCAATTACCTATACTTTTCGGTTTTTTTCGTGTAATGAGAGAGCCAATTGAATACGTTTTTAAAAGTGAAGCAGCTTATGCAGCCATAAGTAAAACTTTTCTCTGGATTAAAAATTTAGAACAGCCAGACCCATATTTATGGGGGTTACCATTATTAGCTGGAGTTACAACGTTTTTACAAAGTAAATTAATGACTGCAGAAACTGCTACCGATCCAAAAGCGGGAAGCACCCAAAGAACTATGAATATTATGTTACCTTTTATGATATTTTGGGCGGCAAGAAGTTTTCCAGCAGGATTAGCTTTATATTGGGTAATCGGAAATACATTCCAGATAGTCCAATCGTTGATTACTAATAGGTCTTTGGGCAAGATTAAGGAGGATTTAGATTAA